A region from the Pseudomonas sp. KU26590 genome encodes:
- the rsgA gene encoding small ribosomal subunit biogenesis GTPase RsgA — MAKRQLNRRQNWRIEKIQGERAARAAKRESTALETLEGGDLGPEQTGLVIAHFGVQVEVEAQDGELQGQVFRCHLRANLPALVTGDRVVWRAGNQGIGVIVAQLPRDTELSRPDSRGQLKPVAANVDLIVIVFAPMPEPHANLIDRYLVAAEHAGIRPLLLLNKFDLIDDQNAPALNALLAVYRTLGYPVLEVSAHHGDGMQQLQDQLDGHISVFVGQSGVGKSSLVNSLLPEVGTRVGPLSEYSGQGTHTTTTARLFHFPRGGDLIDSPGIREFGLGHVSRADVEAGFIEFNDLLGRCRFRDCKHDREPGCALLQGLADGRVQQQRMNSYRSIIASLPESSY, encoded by the coding sequence ATGGCCAAACGCCAACTCAACCGCCGCCAGAACTGGCGCATCGAAAAGATTCAAGGCGAGCGCGCAGCGCGTGCCGCCAAACGTGAATCAACCGCTCTCGAAACGCTGGAAGGTGGCGATCTCGGTCCCGAGCAAACGGGTCTGGTCATCGCGCATTTTGGCGTGCAGGTAGAAGTCGAAGCGCAGGACGGCGAGCTGCAGGGTCAGGTTTTCCGCTGCCACCTGCGCGCCAACCTGCCGGCGCTGGTGACCGGCGACCGAGTCGTGTGGCGCGCGGGCAATCAAGGCATCGGCGTCATCGTTGCGCAGTTGCCCCGCGATACAGAGCTGAGCCGCCCGGACAGCCGGGGCCAGCTCAAGCCGGTCGCCGCCAACGTTGACTTGATCGTCATCGTTTTCGCACCAATGCCCGAACCCCACGCCAACCTGATCGACCGCTACCTGGTGGCTGCCGAGCACGCGGGTATTCGCCCGTTGTTGCTGTTGAACAAGTTTGACTTGATCGACGATCAGAACGCGCCTGCGCTCAATGCGCTGCTGGCCGTTTATCGCACGCTGGGTTATCCGGTGCTGGAAGTGTCGGCCCACCACGGCGATGGGATGCAGCAGTTGCAAGACCAGCTGGATGGCCACATCAGTGTGTTCGTCGGCCAGTCCGGCGTCGGCAAATCCTCGCTGGTCAACAGCCTGCTGCCGGAAGTCGGCACCCGCGTAGGGCCGTTGTCGGAGTATTCGGGCCAAGGCACGCACACCACGACCACCGCGCGCCTGTTCCACTTCCCGCGCGGCGGCGACCTGATCGACTCACCGGGTATTCGTGAGTTCGGCCTCGGCCACGTCAGCCGCGCCGACGTCGAAGCTGGCTTTATCGAGTTCAACGACCTGCTCGGTCGCTGCCGCTTCCGCGACTGCAAACATGACCGCGAACCCGGTTGTGCGTTGTTGCAGGGCCTTGCAGACGGCCGTGTGCAACAGCAGCGAATGAACAGCTATCGCTCGATCATCGCCAGCTTGCCGGAAAGCAGTTACTGA
- the motB gene encoding flagellar motor protein MotB yields MENNQPIIIKRVKRYGGGHHGGAWKIAFADFATAMMAFFLVLWLMSSATPEQLLAIAGYFKDPVGFSDSGSPYVIDLGGSPEMSPNQTLNPEVQSTPAPDRVPVDADQQDAAAEQVEQDRLEMLLQELQTKINENPQLAKFKDQILFEITQDGLRIQITDAENRPMFDIGSAKLKPYFEDILLAMADTIKAVPNKVSISGHTDATPFVGNNGFGNWELSSGRANAARRALLAGGYPDQQVARVVGYASSALYDKEHPQNPINRRIDIVVMTKKAQQRIEGAQNSGEAPQTPDAPGAAAPSPVPGATAPANQPGASISTPAVDPQAYAQPHEIRQKLNIFDQGQLKIDETKN; encoded by the coding sequence ATGGAAAATAATCAGCCGATCATCATAAAGCGCGTCAAGCGCTACGGCGGAGGGCATCACGGCGGCGCCTGGAAAATCGCATTTGCCGACTTCGCGACGGCGATGATGGCGTTCTTTCTGGTGCTGTGGCTGATGTCGTCGGCCACGCCCGAGCAACTGCTCGCCATCGCCGGTTACTTCAAGGACCCGGTCGGTTTTTCCGACAGCGGCTCGCCTTACGTGATTGACCTGGGCGGTTCGCCGGAAATGTCCCCTAACCAGACGCTCAACCCGGAGGTGCAATCCACGCCAGCCCCGGATCGCGTGCCGGTCGACGCGGATCAGCAGGACGCCGCCGCCGAGCAGGTCGAGCAGGACCGTCTGGAGATGCTGCTGCAAGAGTTGCAGACCAAGATCAACGAGAATCCGCAACTGGCCAAGTTCAAGGACCAGATTCTGTTCGAGATCACCCAGGACGGCTTGCGCATCCAGATCACGGATGCCGAAAACCGGCCGATGTTTGACATCGGCAGCGCCAAGCTCAAACCGTATTTCGAAGACATCTTGCTGGCCATGGCCGACACGATCAAAGCGGTGCCGAACAAAGTCAGCATCAGCGGTCACACCGACGCGACGCCTTTTGTCGGCAACAACGGCTTCGGTAACTGGGAGCTGTCGTCCGGCCGAGCGAACGCTGCTCGCCGCGCGCTGCTCGCCGGTGGTTATCCGGATCAGCAGGTGGCGCGTGTAGTGGGTTATGCGTCGTCTGCGCTGTATGACAAGGAGCACCCGCAAAATCCGATCAACCGTCGAATCGACATTGTGGTGATGACCAAGAAAGCGCAGCAGCGGATCGAAGGCGCGCAGAATTCTGGTGAAGCACCGCAAACGCCGGATGCGCCCGGAGCCGCTGCGCCATCGCCAGTACCTGGCGCTACCGCACCGGCCAATCAGCCGGGGGCGTCGATTTCCACACCTGCAGTTGATCCACAGGCTTACGCCCAACCCCATGAGATTCGGCAGAAGCTGAACATCTTCGATCAGGGCCAGTTGAAGATCGACGAAACCAAGAACTGA
- the motA gene encoding flagellar motor stator protein MotA: MAKIIGIIVVFASVLGGYVLSHGQIAALIQPFEVMIIGGAALGAFLQANPGYMTMLVIKKSLKMFSTRFTHGYYLEVLGLVYEILNKSRREGMMAIEGDIEEPENSPIFAKYPGVLKDTRMIAFICDYLRIMSSGNMAPHELEGLFDMELLSMKEELEHPSHAVTGVADAMPGFGIVAAVLGIVVTMASLGSGDKAAIGMHVGAALVGTFFGILAAYGFFGPLATSLAHDAKEEMNVYESIKASLVASASGVPPSLAVEFGRKVLYPAHRPSFSELEQAVRGR, from the coding sequence ATGGCAAAAATTATCGGCATCATCGTCGTTTTCGCGAGCGTTCTCGGCGGATACGTACTGTCCCACGGTCAGATCGCAGCGTTGATCCAGCCTTTCGAGGTCATGATCATCGGCGGTGCGGCGCTGGGTGCATTCCTGCAAGCCAACCCGGGCTATATGACCATGCTGGTCATCAAGAAGTCCTTGAAGATGTTCAGCACCCGGTTCACCCACGGCTACTACCTTGAAGTGCTGGGCCTGGTTTACGAGATCCTCAACAAGAGTCGTCGCGAAGGCATGATGGCCATCGAAGGTGACATCGAAGAGCCCGAGAACAGCCCCATCTTCGCCAAATACCCTGGCGTGCTCAAAGACACCCGCATGATCGCCTTCATCTGCGATTACCTGCGCATCATGTCTTCCGGCAACATGGCGCCCCATGAGCTGGAAGGCTTGTTCGACATGGAATTGCTGAGCATGAAAGAAGAGCTCGAGCATCCTTCCCACGCGGTGACCGGTGTCGCCGATGCCATGCCAGGTTTCGGTATCGTTGCGGCGGTACTGGGTATCGTGGTGACCATGGCGTCCCTGGGTTCTGGCGACAAGGCCGCGATCGGCATGCACGTTGGTGCGGCGCTGGTCGGTACGTTCTTCGGTATTCTCGCGGCATACGGTTTCTTCGGCCCGTTGGCCACTTCCCTGGCCCACGATGCCAAGGAAGAAATGAACGTCTATGAATCGATCAAGGCTTCGCTCGTCGCGTCGGCGTCCGGCGTGCCGCCTTCGCTGGCCGTGGAATTCGGTCGCAAGGTTCTGTATCCGGCCCATCGCCCCAGCTTCAGCGAGCTGGAACAAGCTGTCCGCGGTCGTTAA
- a CDS encoding HDOD domain-containing protein, with product MQSDKASSLPVPRTLDNWIKQLDGIALPVPAVAYQRVQAALTDSRRSLRDISDLMQDSPALVLNVLREANLNSPATAQPAESLEVAINRLGLARTEALLARLPSVEPRDMPVALRQIQMISQHAMQQAHGLFANQLARLWQDIHLGSLLFLSPLWPMALAHPRLLEEWELRVIHKGESAKTVEQALFGVRLVHLCQALAQHWRLPIWVTQGYELLTSQQRNLVKVLRIAHSNGDPLKQQQQLDADQPLRRWLNQPANTILLANGLALSAHQAWDTPHNLRWQLLTSLYLQQSLDDLQQQVHQNAAASARQHSGPDIWHPAQALLWPWNTRRVHKGLLPAPPPSPDALQLWRKHCADLLKEPSMFINAIHLTTCARDALVAAGMQRVVLMMTDRKTDSLRVHQIAGVDKSAAALLVPYKDSTVLQRLLAQPTQLRLTPANNAQFSALLPPQLRNLFSGENLLIRSLASNGRVVMMVVADQGGGLFSEVSVQAFGKTGQCIEKALATFSHRNG from the coding sequence ATGCAATCAGATAAAGCTTCTTCGCTCCCTGTTCCGCGCACCCTGGATAACTGGATTAAGCAGCTCGACGGCATCGCCTTGCCTGTGCCTGCGGTGGCCTATCAGCGCGTGCAGGCGGCATTGACCGACAGCCGCCGCTCGCTGCGCGATATTTCCGATCTCATGCAGGACAGCCCGGCGCTGGTGCTCAACGTTTTGCGCGAAGCCAACCTGAACAGCCCCGCCACCGCACAGCCCGCGGAGAGTCTTGAAGTCGCCATCAACCGACTGGGACTGGCTCGTACCGAAGCGCTGTTGGCGCGGCTGCCGAGTGTCGAGCCACGGGATATGCCGGTGGCGCTGCGTCAAATCCAGATGATCAGTCAGCACGCCATGCAACAGGCGCACGGCTTGTTCGCCAATCAACTGGCCCGGCTGTGGCAGGACATCCACTTGGGCAGCCTGCTGTTTCTCTCGCCGCTTTGGCCGATGGCGCTGGCGCACCCCAGACTGCTGGAAGAGTGGGAGTTGCGGGTTATCCACAAGGGCGAGTCTGCGAAGACTGTGGAGCAGGCACTGTTTGGCGTTCGTCTGGTGCACCTGTGTCAGGCGCTGGCGCAGCACTGGCGCCTGCCGATCTGGGTGACCCAGGGCTACGAACTGCTGACCTCCCAGCAACGCAATCTGGTGAAAGTGCTGCGCATCGCCCACAGCAACGGCGACCCACTCAAGCAGCAACAGCAACTCGACGCCGACCAGCCGCTGCGGCGCTGGCTCAACCAGCCCGCCAATACCATTCTGCTGGCCAACGGTCTCGCGCTGTCGGCGCACCAGGCCTGGGACACACCGCACAACCTGCGCTGGCAGCTGCTGACCAGCCTGTATCTGCAACAGTCACTGGATGACCTTCAGCAGCAGGTTCACCAGAACGCAGCGGCGAGCGCTCGCCAGCATTCGGGCCCGGACATCTGGCATCCTGCGCAGGCTTTGCTCTGGCCGTGGAACACCCGTCGCGTACACAAAGGCTTGCTGCCCGCCCCGCCACCCTCGCCCGACGCCTTGCAGCTGTGGCGCAAGCACTGCGCCGATCTGTTGAAAGAGCCCAGCATGTTCATCAACGCGATACACCTGACCACCTGCGCCCGGGACGCACTGGTGGCAGCGGGTATGCAGCGGGTGGTGCTGATGATGACCGATCGCAAGACCGATAGTCTGCGCGTGCATCAGATCGCGGGCGTGGACAAGTCGGCCGCTGCTTTGCTGGTGCCCTACAAAGACAGCACCGTGCTGCAACGCCTGCTCGCCCAGCCCACGCAATTGCGCCTGACACCGGCCAACAACGCGCAGTTCTCGGCGCTGCTGCCACCGCAACTGCGTAATCTGTTCAGCGGCGAAAACCTGCTGATTCGCTCACTGGCAAGCAATGGACGCGTAGTGATGATGGTGGTGGCCGATCAGGGCGGCGGGCTGTTTTCCGAAGTCTCCGTCCAGGCTTTCGGAAAAACCGGTCAGTGCATCGAGAAAGCCCTCGCCACCTTTAGCCATCGCAATGGCTGA
- the rhdA gene encoding thiosulfate sulfurtransferase: protein MSAFSSLPLVIEPADLQARLSAPELILVDLTSPARYEAGHIPGARFVDPKRTQLGLPPAPGLLPSHTQLEALFGELGHNPDAVYVVYDDEGGGWAGRFIWLLDVIGHKKYHYIDGGLLAWQAEALPMSTEVPKAVGGPVSLTLHDEPTATREYLQSRLGAADLAIWDARAPTEYSGEKVVAAKGGHIPGAVNFEWTAGMDQARSLRIRKDMPKILEDLGITPEKEIITHCQTHHRSGFTYLVAKALGYPRVKGYAGSWGEWGNHPDTPVEK, encoded by the coding sequence ATGTCTGCCTTTTCAAGCTTGCCGCTGGTCATCGAGCCCGCAGACCTGCAAGCACGCCTCAGCGCGCCAGAGCTTATCCTGGTCGACCTGACCAGCCCGGCCCGCTACGAGGCCGGCCACATTCCCGGCGCGCGATTCGTCGATCCGAAGCGTACACAACTGGGCCTGCCACCAGCGCCGGGGCTGCTGCCCTCGCACACGCAGCTGGAAGCGCTGTTCGGCGAACTGGGCCACAACCCCGACGCGGTATACGTGGTGTATGACGACGAAGGCGGTGGCTGGGCCGGCCGCTTCATCTGGCTGCTCGACGTCATCGGACACAAAAAGTATCACTATATCGACGGCGGCCTGCTCGCGTGGCAAGCAGAAGCTCTGCCAATGTCGACAGAGGTGCCGAAAGCAGTCGGCGGTCCGGTTTCGCTGACCTTGCACGACGAGCCCACGGCCACCCGCGAATACCTGCAAAGCCGCCTGGGCGCTGCTGACCTGGCGATCTGGGATGCCCGCGCGCCGACCGAGTACTCCGGCGAAAAGGTCGTCGCCGCCAAGGGAGGTCACATTCCCGGTGCAGTGAACTTCGAATGGACCGCCGGTATGGATCAGGCGCGCAGCCTGCGCATCCGCAAGGACATGCCGAAGATTCTCGAAGACCTTGGCATCACCCCGGAGAAAGAAATCATTACCCACTGCCAGACCCATCATCGCTCGGGCTTCACCTATCTGGTGGCCAAGGCGCTGGGGTACCCGAGGGTCAAGGGCTACGCCGGCTCCTGGGGCGAGTGGGGCAACCATCCGGACACCCCGGTCGAGAAATAA
- the asd gene encoding archaetidylserine decarboxylase (Phosphatidylserine decarboxylase is synthesized as a single chain precursor. Generation of the pyruvoyl active site from a Ser is coupled to cleavage of a Gly-Ser bond between the larger (beta) and smaller (alpha chains). It is an integral membrane protein.) yields MLMKQRLFILFQYLLPHHLLSQLAGCVAECRVRWFKNAFTQWFARRYQVDMSQAQVEDITGYQHFNDFFTRALKPGARPLDPTPGAILSPADGAVSQLGPIEHGRIFQAKGHSYSVLELLGGDARLSAPFMGGEFATVYLSPKDYHRVHMPLAGTLREMVYVPGRLFSVNQTTAENVPELFARNERVVCLFDTERGPMAVVLVGAMIVASIETVWAGLVTPPKRELKTFRYDEAARAPIHLEKGAELGRFKLGSTAIVLFGPNQVKWSELLTAGSPVQMGQGLALPLQA; encoded by the coding sequence ATCTTGATGAAACAGCGTCTGTTTATCCTCTTCCAGTATCTGCTTCCCCATCATCTGCTGTCGCAACTGGCCGGCTGCGTAGCCGAATGCCGCGTGCGCTGGTTCAAGAACGCTTTCACCCAGTGGTTTGCGCGCCGCTATCAGGTGGACATGTCCCAGGCTCAGGTCGAGGACATCACCGGGTACCAGCACTTCAATGACTTCTTCACCCGCGCCCTCAAGCCGGGCGCGCGTCCACTGGACCCAACGCCGGGCGCGATCCTTTCCCCTGCCGACGGTGCGGTCAGCCAACTGGGCCCAATCGAGCACGGCCGGATTTTCCAGGCCAAGGGCCACAGCTACAGCGTTCTGGAACTGTTGGGCGGCGATGCGCGCCTGTCCGCGCCGTTCATGGGCGGCGAATTCGCCACCGTTTACCTGTCACCGAAGGACTATCACCGCGTTCACATGCCGCTCGCCGGCACCCTGCGCGAGATGGTCTATGTGCCGGGCCGGCTGTTCTCGGTGAACCAGACCACGGCGGAAAACGTGCCGGAGCTGTTCGCCCGTAACGAGCGCGTCGTGTGCCTGTTCGACACCGAGCGCGGTCCGATGGCCGTCGTGCTGGTCGGCGCCATGATCGTTGCCTCGATCGAAACGGTGTGGGCGGGTCTGGTCACGCCGCCAAAGCGCGAGCTCAAGACTTTCCGTTACGACGAAGCAGCGCGTGCGCCCATCCATCTGGAAAAAGGCGCAGAGCTGGGTCGCTTCAAACTGGGCTCCACGGCCATCGTGCTGTTCGGCCCGAATCAGGTGAAATGGTCCGAACTGCTGACCGCCGGTTCGCCTGTGCAGATGGGTCAGGGCCTCGCATTGCCATTGCAGGCCTGA